One genomic region from Thermococcus sp. encodes:
- a CDS encoding indolepyruvate oxidoreductase subunit beta → MEFNLIITGVGGQGGLTLSRIVGNAAMHEGYNVRIGETLGMSQRYGSVLSYLRFGEDVYSPLIEEGKASLMLALEPAEALRNARFLGKNSTAVINAYPIHTATTLVGKEKYPELEEIRKAIGRICPVHMLDFQREADRINPRTLGVLMLGYAYGKGLVPLKKESLYEGIRLTLREKLWEINFRALERGIELAGG, encoded by the coding sequence ATGGAGTTCAACCTGATAATCACCGGCGTCGGCGGACAGGGCGGTTTGACCCTTTCCAGGATAGTGGGAAACGCTGCCATGCACGAGGGCTACAACGTCAGAATAGGCGAAACCCTCGGGATGAGCCAGCGCTATGGGAGCGTTCTCAGCTACCTGAGGTTTGGGGAGGATGTCTACTCACCCCTAATCGAGGAGGGAAAAGCCAGCCTCATGCTCGCCCTTGAACCCGCCGAGGCACTGAGAAACGCCCGGTTTTTGGGTAAAAACAGCACGGCCGTGATAAACGCCTACCCGATACACACCGCGACGACACTCGTCGGAAAGGAGAAGTACCCGGAGCTGGAGGAGATACGGAAAGCCATCGGCAGAATATGCCCCGTCCACATGCTGGACTTCCAGCGCGAGGCCGACAGAATAAACCCCAGAACCCTCGGCGTCCTGATGCTCGGCTACGCCTATGGAAAGGGCCTTGTGCCCCTCAAGAAGGAGTCCCTCTACGAGGGGATAAGGCTCACCCTCCGGGAGAAGCTCTGGGAGATCAACTTCAGGGCCCTTGAACGGGGAATCGAGCTCGCTGGGGGCTGA
- a CDS encoding MFS transporter yields MFQGYGRDAKILIAANAAGQLFLQFSIFIMPFYLAVLGYDMAAMGTFFSIQTFTGGLFFLMAGQVSLRLGYRKTLIISALLGLAGRLLQVAAINDYVLALGFFLVGANMGLRQPNFTALLSEEVGEERRHHAFSISFGLGTIFNALGVLIAGFAPGFFVGLGLTEGIAYRLVISLALLQFVLVIPALLIIRDVPVKNPRINWNRELVIKILKFSLPSALIGFGAGITIPYMSLYFKLRFGQTLAAISGIFFFQQLAMGLGSFGLPRLVHRIGPVKVITSFQSIAAFLFAIFPSIETFLLAALLYVVRSILMNIVWPINDSFMMGFFSTEEKATAAGIRRAFSTFMRGGGNYVGGLLFGMSLSYPFYATALLYVIATAIFYAFFIKHNE; encoded by the coding sequence ATGTTCCAGGGCTACGGCAGAGACGCAAAGATACTCATAGCGGCCAACGCAGCGGGCCAGCTCTTCCTCCAGTTCTCAATATTCATCATGCCGTTCTATCTGGCCGTCCTAGGCTACGATATGGCCGCCATGGGGACGTTCTTCTCAATACAGACGTTCACAGGGGGACTTTTCTTCCTGATGGCCGGGCAGGTCTCACTGAGGCTGGGCTATAGGAAGACCCTCATCATTTCGGCCCTCCTTGGACTCGCCGGAAGGCTCCTCCAGGTGGCCGCGATAAACGACTACGTCCTTGCCCTCGGCTTCTTCCTGGTCGGCGCGAACATGGGGCTGAGACAGCCAAACTTCACCGCCCTGCTCAGCGAGGAAGTTGGCGAGGAGAGGCGCCATCACGCGTTCTCGATAAGCTTTGGTCTGGGGACGATATTCAACGCCCTGGGAGTCCTCATAGCTGGCTTTGCCCCGGGCTTTTTCGTGGGGCTCGGGCTGACGGAGGGGATAGCCTACCGGCTGGTCATCTCGCTTGCGCTCCTTCAGTTCGTTCTCGTCATTCCCGCGCTGCTCATAATCCGCGACGTGCCCGTGAAGAACCCGCGGATAAACTGGAACCGCGAGCTTGTCATAAAGATACTCAAGTTCTCCCTTCCGAGCGCGCTGATAGGCTTCGGGGCGGGAATAACCATCCCCTACATGAGCCTCTACTTCAAGCTCCGGTTCGGGCAGACGCTCGCGGCTATAAGCGGGATATTCTTTTTCCAGCAGCTGGCGATGGGCCTCGGCTCCTTCGGCCTTCCAAGGCTGGTTCACAGGATAGGGCCGGTCAAGGTGATAACTTCCTTCCAGAGCATAGCGGCCTTTCTCTTCGCGATATTCCCGTCGATAGAGACCTTCCTGTTAGCGGCACTGCTCTACGTCGTCCGCTCCATTCTCATGAACATAGTCTGGCCCATAAACGACTCCTTCATGATGGGCTTCTTCTCGACCGAGGAGAAGGCCACCGCCGCGGGAATAAGGAGGGCCTTCTCAACCTTCATGCGCGGTGGGGGGAACTACGTCGGAGGCTTGCTGTTCGGAATGTCCCTGAGCTATCCGTTCTACGCGACTGCCCTGCTGTACGTCATAGCGACGGCGATATTCTACGCATTCTTCATAAAGCACAACGAGTGA
- a CDS encoding phosphate uptake regulator PhoU, with amino-acid sequence MEFRKIQFTGRSSYIISLPKKWVREHGLSQGDVVPLSINPDGSITIFPKEPREVSERKILTISREYSPDMAVRLVISAYIQGYDVLEIHLAEEMPIYKVKIRKVLQSLPGVEIILDEPQRIVAKSLLDEEEVNLAELLNRIRSLIISMLGDLELLIASPGDGEILRDINDLENELDRFYFLIIRAVNRLLSKRGVTEESGIIRRTFDLLGILFIVRNIERIGDHITRIAENPSEISVPYLKEKFSQMMAQIEERDLGKIDRLMLELKEEIRSIDYRQSIALESYRRILEYLENIGETIINMALS; translated from the coding sequence ATGGAGTTCCGGAAAATCCAATTTACCGGCAGGAGTTCATACATAATCTCCCTCCCCAAGAAGTGGGTTCGGGAACACGGCCTCAGCCAGGGTGATGTCGTTCCCCTCTCTATAAACCCTGACGGGAGCATAACCATCTTTCCGAAAGAGCCGAGGGAGGTAAGCGAGAGGAAGATCCTCACCATATCACGCGAGTACTCCCCTGACATGGCAGTCAGGCTCGTTATATCCGCCTACATCCAGGGCTACGATGTCCTTGAGATTCACCTGGCCGAGGAGATGCCGATATACAAGGTCAAGATAAGGAAGGTGCTCCAGAGCCTCCCGGGCGTTGAGATAATACTCGACGAGCCCCAGAGGATAGTCGCCAAGAGCCTCCTCGATGAGGAGGAGGTCAACCTCGCCGAGCTCTTGAACAGGATACGCTCCCTCATAATATCGATGCTGGGCGACCTTGAGCTTCTCATAGCTTCCCCCGGCGATGGGGAGATTCTCCGTGACATAAACGACCTTGAGAACGAGCTCGACCGCTTTTACTTCCTCATAATTCGCGCCGTCAACAGGCTCCTCAGCAAACGCGGTGTTACGGAGGAGAGCGGCATAATAAGGAGGACCTTCGACCTGCTGGGCATACTGTTCATAGTCAGGAACATTGAACGCATAGGCGACCACATAACGAGAATCGCCGAGAACCCGAGCGAGATAAGCGTGCCGTACCTCAAGGAAAAGTTCAGCCAGATGATGGCACAGATAGAGGAGAGGGACCTGGGCAAGATAGACAGGCTCATGCTTGAGCTGAAGGAGGAAATACGCTCCATAGACTACCGGCAGTCGATAGCCCTTGAGAGCTACCGGAGAATCCTGGAGTACCTTGAGAACATCGGAGAAACGATAATCAACATGGCCCTGAGCTGA
- a CDS encoding isoaspartyl peptidase/L-asparaginase family protein, with the protein MVAIIVHGGAGTIRKEERIPKVIEGVREAVLAGWRELKRGSALDAVEEAVKVLEDNPLFNAGTGSVLTLDGKVEMDAAIMRGKTLEAGAVAGIWGVKNPISVARKVMEKTDHVLLNGEGAVRFARLMGFEEYDPVTDERLRQWEELRKKLLETGETKHWKKLNELIKEYPEVLRSTVGAVAFDGEEVVAGTSTGGVFLKMFGRVGDTPIIGGGTYANEVAGASCTGLGEVAIKLALAKSATDFVRLGMGAQAASDAAINLATRYFGRDTMGIIMVDARGNVGFAKNTKHMSHAFIKDGMDEPIAGV; encoded by the coding sequence ATGGTCGCGATAATAGTTCACGGTGGTGCCGGCACTATACGAAAAGAAGAGCGCATTCCAAAGGTCATCGAGGGTGTTAGAGAGGCTGTCCTGGCCGGCTGGCGCGAACTCAAGAGGGGTTCTGCTTTAGATGCGGTTGAGGAGGCAGTCAAGGTTCTTGAGGACAACCCGCTGTTCAACGCGGGCACCGGAAGCGTCCTCACACTCGACGGAAAGGTCGAGATGGACGCGGCCATAATGCGCGGCAAAACGCTCGAAGCCGGGGCCGTCGCCGGGATCTGGGGCGTCAAGAACCCAATAAGCGTCGCGAGGAAGGTGATGGAAAAAACCGACCACGTTCTGCTCAATGGCGAGGGGGCGGTAAGGTTCGCCAGGCTCATGGGTTTCGAGGAGTACGACCCAGTGACCGACGAGAGGCTGAGGCAGTGGGAGGAGCTTAGGAAAAAGCTGCTCGAAACGGGCGAAACGAAGCACTGGAAGAAGCTCAACGAACTGATCAAGGAGTATCCGGAGGTGCTGAGGAGCACGGTTGGAGCGGTCGCCTTCGACGGCGAGGAGGTTGTTGCAGGGACGTCCACGGGTGGTGTCTTCCTCAAGATGTTCGGCCGCGTTGGGGATACGCCGATAATCGGCGGCGGAACCTACGCCAACGAGGTTGCCGGCGCCTCGTGCACCGGTCTCGGCGAAGTGGCAATAAAGCTCGCCCTGGCCAAGAGCGCCACGGACTTCGTCAGGCTCGGGATGGGTGCCCAGGCTGCGAGCGATGCGGCCATAAACCTCGCAACGCGCTACTTCGGCAGGGACACGATGGGCATAATAATGGTCGACGCCAGGGGCAACGTGGGCTTTGCAAAGAACACGAAGCACATGAGCCACGCCTTCATTAAGGATGGCATGGATGAACCCATAGCGGGGGTTTGA